From a single Litorilinea aerophila genomic region:
- a CDS encoding carbohydrate ABC transporter permease, with amino-acid sequence MTGQLSKTAALPARRRRRDRTSLFFLLPAVVWILLFTLFPLLYALFTSFYSFRFGQRNQFVGLANFERLFIDQNLHSGLRVTLIFVVATVTVEMILGFLLALLLNRELRGKNILRALMTLPLFATPVAMGYLGITLYYEQNGPINEFIRFLGGQGIPWLSSPRWALIAVIILDVWQWTPFVFLVSLAALQSLSPDLYEAAEVDGASGWQLFRHITLPLMAPTLWLILLLRLVEAFKVFDIPTSLTLGGPGRATEVYSLFTYRTALRFFDHGYAAAQGFLLLFIVMLIVSLLFGQIRELYEEGR; translated from the coding sequence GTGACCGGTCAACTATCCAAAACCGCAGCCCTGCCAGCCCGCCGCAGGCGACGGGACCGGACGTCGCTTTTCTTTTTGTTGCCTGCCGTGGTCTGGATCCTGCTCTTCACCCTCTTCCCGCTGCTCTACGCCCTGTTTACCAGCTTTTACAGCTTCCGCTTCGGCCAGCGGAATCAATTTGTGGGGCTGGCCAATTTCGAGCGCCTCTTCATCGACCAAAACCTCCACTCCGGCCTGCGGGTGACCCTGATCTTCGTGGTCGCCACGGTGACCGTGGAGATGATCCTGGGCTTCCTGTTGGCCCTCCTGCTCAACCGGGAGCTGCGGGGCAAAAATATCCTGCGTGCGCTCATGACCCTGCCCCTCTTTGCCACGCCGGTGGCCATGGGCTACCTGGGCATCACCCTCTACTACGAGCAAAACGGCCCCATCAACGAATTCATTCGCTTCCTGGGCGGCCAGGGTATCCCCTGGCTCTCCAGCCCCCGCTGGGCGCTGATCGCGGTCATCATCCTGGACGTCTGGCAGTGGACGCCCTTCGTCTTCCTGGTTTCGCTGGCCGCACTCCAGAGTCTTTCGCCCGATCTCTACGAGGCGGCTGAAGTGGACGGGGCGTCGGGCTGGCAGCTCTTCCGCCACATCACCCTCCCCCTGATGGCGCCCACCCTCTGGCTGATCCTGTTGCTGCGCCTGGTGGAGGCCTTCAAGGTCTTCGACATTCCCACCAGCCTGACCCTGGGCGGCCCTGGCCGCGCCACCGAGGTGTACAGCCTCTTCACCTATCGCACCGCGCTGCGCTTCTTCGACCATGGCTATGCCGCGGCCCAGGGGTTTCTGCTGCTCTTCATCGTGATGTTAATCGTCTCCCTGCTCTTCGGCCAGATCCGCGAGCTGTATGAGGAAGGCAGGTAA
- a CDS encoding class I fructose-bisphosphate aldolase yields the protein MAILKPDNRALIVAMDHGRTNGVIQGLEDPGRVIDAVAEAGADGIMTTFGVVKRYRERLIGRIPTLLRLDGGPSIYREDWLAYTEWSLLHSVEDALNLGVDGVVLMTFVGIPVELETYRIVARVAGECLQANLPLMVEALPCRSERIPDPLAADAMASAARLAFEHGADYIKTYYTGTPESFRQVVTNCPVPTLIAGGPRMDSSEAMLQVVHGAVTAGAAGVVFGRNIWQHPDPAAVVGALRHIIHDGGDVASALAMLEGQ from the coding sequence ATGGCAATTTTAAAACCAGACAACCGCGCCCTCATCGTTGCCATGGATCATGGACGCACCAACGGCGTCATCCAGGGCCTGGAGGATCCAGGCCGGGTCATCGACGCCGTCGCAGAGGCGGGCGCCGATGGCATCATGACCACCTTCGGGGTGGTTAAGCGATATCGGGAACGATTGATCGGCCGCATCCCCACCTTGCTGCGCCTGGATGGCGGCCCCAGCATTTATCGGGAGGACTGGCTGGCCTACACCGAGTGGAGCCTGTTGCATTCGGTGGAGGATGCCCTCAACCTGGGCGTGGACGGCGTGGTGCTCATGACCTTCGTCGGTATCCCCGTGGAACTGGAAACCTACCGCATCGTCGCCCGGGTGGCCGGCGAATGTCTGCAGGCCAACCTGCCCCTGATGGTGGAGGCCCTCCCCTGCCGCAGCGAGCGGATCCCCGATCCCCTGGCGGCGGATGCCATGGCTTCGGCCGCGCGGCTGGCCTTTGAACATGGCGCGGACTACATCAAGACGTACTACACCGGCACGCCCGAATCGTTTCGACAGGTGGTGACCAACTGCCCTGTCCCCACCCTGATCGCTGGCGGCCCCCGCATGGACAGCAGCGAAGCCATGTTGCAGGTGGTCCATGGCGCGGTGACAGCCGGTGCGGCTGGCGTGGTCTTTGGACGCAACATCTGGCAACATCCGGACCCGGCCGCGGTGGTGGGCGCCCTTCGCCACATCATCCACGACGGGGGCGATGTGGCCTCTGCCCTGGCTATGCTGGAGGGGCAATAG
- a CDS encoding carbohydrate ABC transporter permease, which translates to MTLRTRQLLTNLILAAVLVIMVLWVLFPFYWAFLNSIKHPADTFENSWIPFLQFQPTLEHWRAELAIREIRRALWNSTVISIGAATLAVALGTLAAYALARFRFHRPQNGTITTWFLSQRVLPPVVVVIPFFLLMRQLRLLDSVWALVMLNATFTLPFPVIILSQMFRELPVELEEAALVDGASRFQAFYRVALPLVVPGLVATWIICMAFSWNEFLFALALTTKNAIPMPVIIAGAEHTRGVQFWFVGVRVMLTMLPPTILALLAQRYIIRGLTLGAVKG; encoded by the coding sequence ATGACCCTTCGCACACGCCAGCTGCTCACCAACCTGATCCTGGCCGCCGTCCTGGTCATCATGGTGCTCTGGGTGCTCTTCCCGTTCTACTGGGCGTTCCTCAACTCCATCAAACATCCGGCGGACACCTTCGAGAACAGCTGGATCCCGTTCCTCCAGTTCCAGCCCACCCTGGAACACTGGCGCGCCGAGTTGGCCATCCGGGAAATTCGCCGGGCCCTCTGGAACAGCACCGTCATCTCCATCGGCGCGGCGACCCTGGCCGTGGCCCTGGGGACCCTGGCCGCCTACGCCCTGGCCCGCTTCCGCTTCCACCGCCCCCAGAACGGCACCATCACCACCTGGTTCCTCTCTCAGCGGGTGTTGCCGCCGGTGGTGGTGGTCATCCCCTTCTTCCTGCTCATGCGGCAACTCCGTCTGCTGGACTCCGTCTGGGCGCTGGTGATGCTCAACGCCACCTTCACCCTGCCCTTCCCCGTCATCATCCTGAGCCAGATGTTCCGGGAGCTGCCGGTGGAGCTGGAGGAAGCGGCCCTGGTGGACGGCGCCTCCCGCTTCCAGGCCTTCTATCGGGTGGCGCTGCCTCTGGTCGTCCCTGGATTGGTGGCCACCTGGATCATCTGCATGGCCTTCAGTTGGAACGAGTTCCTCTTCGCCCTGGCGCTGACCACCAAGAACGCCATCCCCATGCCCGTCATCATCGCCGGCGCCGAACACACCCGAGGGGTCCAGTTCTGGTTTGTGGGCGTGCGGGTCATGCTCACCATGTTGCCGCCCACCATCCTGGCCCTGCTGGCCCAGCGCTACATTATCCGCGGCCTCACCCTGGGCGCCGTCAAAGGATGA
- a CDS encoding ABC transporter substrate-binding protein → MVTLLAALLLLAACGGGGGGGAEAPAEAPAEAAATPTPEAAQEEEGTVGPVVEEGQAATVVEAGELAPPVVATPCEPGSCPFEGQTVTVIVNTAGEKGPISGPFYEVRDEFEQATGATLEIVEVPFAEHFPKLMTDLTTGTGQYDTSIAGAWWLGDLVGGDFILPYDDWYNDPRFPQWDIEDVLPGPRELLMYGGKKYMVANDHDGQVMYYRRDLLEDPEHQAAFREQYGYDLGVPQTWDQFRDVAEYFNGKDLNGDGTPDNGLTLHLKVGGQGMFHFMSFSAPFVIGPENPKLYWFDPETMEPLIDSPGHLRAMETLIDLLQFGPEAMLAWSLGESWDHFLRGEAALTFTWGDLGALAQQEGSQVKGKTGAAPIPGTHEYYNIQTGEWVQTEEPNMVGNTTGGSWAGVISKFSDAPEATYYLLALMATKEKSLIYAARGWDGVDPGRYSHFLEPNGTATIDDYLAAGWDEADIRDYTNAYFENFNAPLQFPYLRIPGTFEYWTALDIHLSEAATGQVTPEEALRATAADFEQITDRLGRETQLEIYRTSLGLE, encoded by the coding sequence ATGGTAACCCTACTGGCCGCCCTGTTGCTCCTGGCTGCCTGTGGCGGTGGTGGCGGTGGCGGGGCGGAAGCCCCTGCGGAAGCGCCCGCCGAGGCCGCAGCCACACCAACGCCAGAGGCTGCTCAGGAAGAGGAAGGGACGGTAGGCCCCGTGGTGGAGGAGGGCCAGGCGGCCACAGTGGTGGAAGCCGGCGAACTGGCGCCGCCCGTGGTGGCCACCCCCTGCGAGCCCGGCTCCTGCCCCTTTGAAGGCCAGACGGTGACGGTCATCGTCAACACCGCCGGCGAAAAGGGCCCCATCTCCGGCCCCTTCTACGAGGTGCGGGATGAGTTCGAACAGGCCACCGGCGCCACCCTGGAGATCGTGGAAGTGCCCTTCGCCGAACACTTCCCCAAGCTGATGACTGACCTCACCACCGGCACCGGCCAATATGACACCTCCATCGCCGGCGCCTGGTGGCTGGGCGACCTGGTGGGCGGCGACTTCATCCTCCCCTACGACGACTGGTACAACGATCCCCGCTTCCCCCAGTGGGACATCGAGGACGTCCTGCCCGGCCCCCGGGAGCTGCTCATGTACGGCGGCAAGAAGTACATGGTGGCCAACGACCACGACGGCCAGGTCATGTACTACCGGCGGGACCTGCTGGAAGATCCCGAGCACCAGGCCGCCTTCCGGGAGCAATACGGCTATGACCTGGGCGTCCCCCAGACCTGGGACCAGTTCCGGGATGTGGCCGAGTACTTCAACGGCAAGGATCTCAACGGGGATGGGACGCCGGACAATGGCCTGACCCTCCACCTGAAGGTGGGCGGCCAGGGCATGTTCCACTTCATGTCCTTCTCCGCGCCCTTCGTCATCGGGCCGGAAAACCCCAAGCTCTACTGGTTCGACCCTGAGACCATGGAGCCCCTGATCGACAGCCCCGGCCACCTGCGGGCCATGGAAACCCTCATCGACCTGCTCCAGTTCGGTCCCGAGGCCATGCTAGCCTGGAGCCTGGGCGAGAGCTGGGATCACTTCCTGCGGGGCGAGGCCGCGCTCACCTTCACCTGGGGTGACCTGGGCGCGCTGGCCCAGCAGGAGGGCAGTCAGGTCAAGGGCAAGACCGGCGCCGCGCCCATTCCCGGCACCCACGAGTACTACAACATCCAAACCGGCGAATGGGTGCAGACCGAGGAGCCCAACATGGTGGGCAACACCACCGGCGGCTCCTGGGCCGGCGTGATCTCCAAATTCTCCGACGCGCCGGAGGCCACCTACTACCTGCTGGCCCTGATGGCCACCAAGGAGAAGTCCCTGATCTATGCCGCCCGCGGCTGGGATGGCGTGGATCCGGGCCGGTACAGTCATTTCCTGGAGCCCAACGGCACCGCCACCATCGACGACTACCTGGCGGCCGGCTGGGATGAGGCGGACATCCGGGACTACACCAACGCCTACTTCGAGAACTTCAACGCGCCGTTGCAGTTCCCATACCTCCGCATTCCGGGCACCTTCGAATACTGGACGGCCCTGGACATCCACCTGTCCGAGGCGGCTACCGGTCAGGTGACGCCCGAAGAGGCCCTGCGGGCCACTGCAGCCGACTTCGAACAGATCACCGACCGGCTGGGCCGGGAGACGCAACTGGAGATCTACCGGACCTCCCTGGGGCTTGAGTAA
- a CDS encoding two-component regulator propeller domain-containing protein: MRAQGVSLYSAENTEGGLRSNGVRTLAIDARGLWIGYFTEPGGVGFYDKEGWADCTAGAGFPVERVNALAIDPQGRVWVGMEQRGIAVFDGQAWQPYTTLPAQAVAMGPPCSACPFDDDDVWTAASGSGLTHSGLPLPEPAIDVVAVQVPRVVRPGQAFRPAITVVPRAPYRLEEGDFLAHMDEADELRFGAYPHMAVRGVVEPGQPFTFTDYDNLFVAPALPSGEASHTYTSTWRVWMDNRYVGPAIPITFTVQAEGP, translated from the coding sequence ATGCGCGCCCAGGGCGTCAGTCTCTATTCAGCGGAGAACACGGAGGGGGGCCTGCGCAGTAACGGGGTTCGGACCCTGGCCATCGACGCCAGAGGGCTGTGGATCGGCTATTTTACGGAGCCGGGCGGGGTGGGATTCTATGACAAAGAGGGATGGGCGGACTGCACGGCCGGGGCCGGTTTCCCGGTGGAGCGGGTCAACGCCCTGGCCATCGATCCCCAGGGGCGGGTCTGGGTGGGGATGGAACAGCGGGGTATAGCCGTCTTCGATGGGCAGGCCTGGCAGCCGTACACCACCCTGCCGGCCCAGGCGGTGGCCATGGGTCCCCCCTGCAGCGCCTGCCCCTTTGACGACGATGATGTCTGGACGGCGGCCAGCGGCAGCGGTCTGACCCATTCCGGCCTTCCCCTGCCGGAGCCGGCCATCGACGTGGTGGCGGTCCAGGTGCCCCGGGTGGTGCGGCCCGGCCAGGCCTTCCGACCGGCGATCACGGTGGTTCCCCGTGCGCCCTACCGGCTGGAGGAGGGGGATTTCCTGGCCCACATGGACGAAGCGGACGAACTACGCTTTGGCGCCTACCCCCACATGGCCGTGCGCGGGGTGGTGGAGCCGGGACAACCCTTCACCTTCACAGACTACGACAACCTTTTCGTAGCGCCGGCACTGCCCAGCGGCGAGGCTAGCCATACCTACACCAGTACCTGGCGGGTGTGGATGGACAACCGCTACGTGGGGCCGGCCATTCCCATCACCTTCACGGTGCAGGCGGAAGGACCGTGA
- a CDS encoding ADP-ribosylglycohydrolase family protein has translation MSLPNDYTERVYAGVLGKIIGVYLGRPFEGWTYDRIMAELGEIWYYVHERRNVPLIVTDDDISGTFTFVRALADYGYRRDLTPAQIGQTWLNYIIEERTILWWGGLGNSTEHTAFLRLKQGIPAPQSGSMALNGKVVAEQIGAQIFIDGWAMVAPGDPELAAELARRAASVSHDGEAIYGAQVVAAMEAQAFVESDINRLIDTAVSLIPRDSIIYRLIQDIREWHAQEKDWRKTRERIAAHYGYDKYGGNCHMVPNHALIIHALLHGEDDFQKTLMIANTSGWDTDCNSGNVGCLMGIKNGLAGIDAGPDWRGPVADRLYLPTADGGRAITDAVTEAIHLVNSGRALAGLAPITPKGGARFHFSLPGSVQGFQPETEVESRDTVTVENVLLPQELADEPGRRGLALRYRHLAPGRVARVSTPTFIPSLAVAEYFERRGYALLASPTLYPGQTVRAAVAADAGNATPVRCALYLRYYGPQDELVLRRGPWVELAPGARHEFAWPVEETDGAPIAAIGVELSQDYRADGTVYLDFLTWEGTPRVTFRRPDFEGSMWRRAWVNAISVYGQRWPEAYRLIQNQGRGLLIQGTREWQDYRVTAPLTPHMVKATGIAARVQGLQRYYALLLAPENKARLVKVLDGETVLAEVDFPWRYQRTYELSLTVQGSRLEASIDGQLLFQVQDPDPSLASGGVAFVCEEGRVASEWMRVEGMDVKSSSAHGG, from the coding sequence ATGTCACTACCGAACGACTACACGGAACGGGTCTACGCCGGCGTGCTGGGCAAGATCATCGGGGTCTACCTGGGCCGCCCCTTTGAAGGCTGGACCTACGACCGCATCATGGCCGAGCTGGGCGAAATCTGGTACTACGTTCATGAACGGCGCAATGTCCCCCTGATCGTCACCGACGACGACATCTCGGGCACCTTCACTTTCGTGCGGGCCCTGGCCGACTACGGCTACCGCCGGGACCTGACGCCGGCCCAGATCGGCCAGACCTGGCTCAACTACATCATCGAAGAGCGGACCATCCTCTGGTGGGGCGGCCTGGGCAATTCGACGGAGCACACCGCCTTCCTGCGCCTGAAGCAGGGCATCCCCGCGCCCCAGAGCGGTTCCATGGCCCTCAACGGCAAGGTCGTCGCCGAGCAGATCGGCGCCCAGATTTTCATCGACGGCTGGGCCATGGTGGCGCCGGGGGATCCCGAACTGGCCGCGGAGCTGGCCCGTCGGGCCGCCAGCGTCAGCCACGACGGGGAGGCCATTTACGGCGCCCAGGTGGTGGCGGCCATGGAAGCCCAGGCCTTCGTGGAGTCCGACATCAACCGCCTGATCGACACCGCCGTCTCCCTGATCCCCCGCGATTCCATCATCTACCGCCTGATCCAGGACATCCGGGAGTGGCATGCCCAGGAGAAGGACTGGCGCAAGACCCGGGAGCGCATCGCCGCCCACTACGGCTACGACAAGTACGGCGGCAATTGTCACATGGTGCCCAACCACGCCCTCATCATCCATGCCCTCCTCCACGGCGAGGATGACTTCCAGAAGACCCTCATGATCGCCAACACCTCGGGCTGGGACACCGATTGTAATTCCGGCAACGTGGGCTGCCTGATGGGCATCAAAAACGGGCTGGCCGGCATCGACGCGGGCCCGGATTGGCGTGGTCCTGTGGCCGACCGTCTGTACCTGCCCACCGCGGACGGCGGCCGCGCCATCACCGACGCGGTGACCGAGGCCATCCACCTGGTCAACAGTGGTCGCGCCCTGGCCGGCCTGGCGCCCATCACGCCCAAGGGTGGCGCCCGTTTCCATTTCTCCCTGCCTGGCTCGGTGCAGGGCTTCCAGCCGGAAACGGAGGTGGAAAGCCGGGACACTGTGACGGTGGAAAACGTGCTCCTGCCCCAGGAGTTGGCCGACGAGCCGGGGCGGCGGGGTCTGGCCCTGCGCTATCGGCACCTGGCCCCAGGGCGGGTCGCCCGGGTCTCCACACCCACCTTCATCCCCTCCCTGGCCGTTGCCGAGTATTTTGAACGCCGAGGCTATGCCCTCCTGGCCTCGCCCACCCTCTACCCCGGTCAGACGGTGCGGGCTGCGGTGGCTGCCGATGCCGGGAATGCCACGCCGGTCCGCTGTGCCCTGTACCTGCGCTACTATGGTCCCCAGGATGAGCTGGTCCTGCGCCGGGGGCCGTGGGTCGAGCTGGCGCCGGGTGCTCGCCATGAATTCGCCTGGCCGGTGGAAGAGACCGACGGCGCGCCCATCGCGGCCATCGGCGTGGAGCTGAGCCAGGACTACCGGGCCGATGGCACAGTCTATCTGGATTTCTTGACGTGGGAGGGTACCCCCCGGGTGACCTTCCGGCGGCCGGATTTCGAGGGTAGCATGTGGCGTCGGGCATGGGTTAATGCCATCAGCGTATACGGCCAGCGCTGGCCCGAGGCCTACCGCCTGATCCAAAACCAGGGCCGGGGCCTGCTGATCCAGGGCACCCGGGAATGGCAGGACTACCGGGTGACCGCCCCCCTTACTCCCCACATGGTCAAAGCGACGGGCATTGCCGCGCGTGTCCAGGGCCTGCAGCGCTACTACGCCTTGCTGCTGGCCCCGGAGAACAAAGCGCGCCTGGTCAAAGTATTGGACGGCGAGACCGTGTTGGCGGAAGTGGACTTCCCATGGCGCTATCAGCGCACCTACGAACTCAGCCTGACGGTGCAAGGCTCCCGCCTGGAGGCGTCTATCGACGGGCAGCTCCTCTTCCAGGTACAGGATCCAGATCCTTCCCTGGCTAGCGGTGGAGTGGCCTTTGTCTGTGAGGAAGGCCGGGTCGCCAGCGAGTGGATGCGGGTGGAGGGGATGGACGTAAAATCCTCCAGCGCCCATGGCGGATGA